Genomic segment of Ewingella sp. CoE-038-23:
GCTAACCGGGGTTTGTTCGCATGCTGCCTTGATTCAACGCGAAGGGCATAGGGGATAGGCGCAGGTGAAAAAAGGAATAATTTATATTTATTGCTTAGTGATTTATATCAAAACACTCTGATGAATTTGCATGAGAATTTATCATGAGAGTATGCGAAAAATGCGCGGCAGAACACCCTGAAACGTTTTATTTTGCCTGTATCTGAATTCGGCGAAGGGAAATAACCGTTGGACTTCCATACCCTGATTGGCTTAATTGGCGTCTTTTGCTACCTGCTGGCATATGCACTAGTTCAAATGCGCAAACTAGCAGTAGATGCTGATATTTATGCCTGGCTTAATATTATTGGCGGCACCTTTGGTCTCTACTCCCTGAGCCATGATTTTAATTTGGCGTCTTGTA
This window contains:
- a CDS encoding CBU_0592 family membrane protein; translation: MDFHTLIGLIGVFCYLLAYALVQMRKLAVDADIYAWLNIIGGTFGLYSLSHDFNLASCISQSCWLLFTLIGMRAARKRRYLEKNKIPEIEI